The Candidatus Cloacimonadota bacterium DNA window AAAATCAGCATGCTTCTACCACTTTTTTATGCCCTAATGAAAAACTGGATAAGCGCAGATACAGAACCGCTAAAAAAACTTATTTCTGAAAAACTTCAAAATATTAACACGCAAAATCGAAATTTTACGGCAATCAAATCAAAGGCTGTTTATTATTTACCTTCTGATGGAATTATTGCCTTATGTGACGAAATAATCAAAAGAAATGAGCGATTGGATAATGTTTCAGACTTTCTTGAAATACCTCAATCAATGGCACACTATGAATATTTTGGTGAAGCAGCGGAAACTTATACAAAGCTTATTACCAGAACTCCTGATTTTATAAACAAAATTGATGAAATTTTATCTTTTTTAAAAGAACATGATTCAAAAGATACTCATAAAAAATGTGTTGAAAAAATTGTTTTAAAACTGGACAAAATTAGTGCTTCTGAATCAATACGTATGGAAATGCTTAATTTCTGTTTTCAATATATTGGTGATCCTTCTTCAGATCATAACTGGTCTCCATGGGTAAATTCAAATGAAAATGACAGGCAAAATTTAGAGGGTGCGAGAAAGGTTTTAAATAATTGGCTTGCCAAAAAATTTATTTATCTCTTTTTTGATAAGCTATCGATGGATTCAAGTAGACGTATTTTCTGGAATCGTTACATAGATCATGTAACTAACTTTAAAATTTATATGGATAATGTAGCGGTTTTGTCTTTTAAACGAAACAACCAGGAGATAGAGCCGGCTATTTTAAAACATAAACTCGGGATACTTGAATATGGTGGGGGAACCAGTTCCTTTGTTTTAGTAATTAAAAATTATCATTTTGTAGAATTCAGTCAAACAGGCGGTGCATGTTATATTTACAAATCTGAGAATAAAAATAAACTAAATTTGAATTGGGACAGAGTTAGTTTGAGTCAACTAAAAAATTCAAATAACAGGCAAATGGCAGTAAGATTAAAAGACGGATATTGTTATCATAGAGATGAAGGCAGAGTGTTTCATCAAGGCAATTGGCAGCAAAAATTTAAATTTTGGATAAAAGAACATTTGGGAATTTGAGTTTAAATGTACGAAATTAATGAACAATATTTTGTTTTTTCAGACAGTTCATTAACTTCAGAAAGTTCTGTCGGGTTATTATTCCAGGAATTGCTGGAAAATGGATTGGCGCACAAAGAGGATAACGAAATATTTATCCCTCACGAAGAGATATGCCGCATGTCTTCCATTGATCAAAAAATATTAAATCTGCCGGATTTTTATCCGTTTGATATCAGGATTGATTCTGCGGGGATGCTGCAAAATTCAGACTTTAAACTTGTATTGAAGTATTATGAATATAATCATGGCAGCCAATTATTTGGAAACCGTACAGGATGCATACTGACTCTGCAAAATCGCGCTGAATATCTTCTGCCATTGAAGCAATATCAACTTTGCGGGGCAGTAGATGAATTTAATAATCTTGATGAAAGAGATTTCCCCACAAACTTGACAAAATTTGCCGGAATAAAACAATTATCCGAAGACTCTGCCGCCATACTCGATTCCTAC harbors:
- a CDS encoding EH signature domain-containing protein — translated: KISMLLPLFYALMKNWISADTEPLKKLISEKLQNINTQNRNFTAIKSKAVYYLPSDGIIALCDEIIKRNERLDNVSDFLEIPQSMAHYEYFGEAAETYTKLITRTPDFINKIDEILSFLKEHDSKDTHKKCVEKIVLKLDKISASESIRMEMLNFCFQYIGDPSSDHNWSPWVNSNENDRQNLEGARKVLNNWLAKKFIYLFFDKLSMDSSRRIFWNRYIDHVTNFKIYMDNVAVLSFKRNNQEIEPAILKHKLGILEYGGGTSSFVLVIKNYHFVEFSQTGGACYIYKSENKNKLNLNWDRVSLSQLKNSNNRQMAVRLKDGYCYHRDEGRVFHQGNWQQKFKFWIKEHLGI